A single window of Undibacterium sp. 5I1 DNA harbors:
- a CDS encoding phage holin family protein: MAITDSIARLSANVIGILYTRLELISVEVEEELTRFSSYLLWSLVALFCAGIAVLLLILLLIASFWDSYRLTVLLSLLGIFSGTAIGLGWWLKTTLSNRPRLLADTLAELRKDVSALQGHQADNRDANKAGDQ, encoded by the coding sequence ATGGCGATCACTGATTCCATCGCGCGGCTATCAGCCAATGTCATCGGCATTCTATACACACGGCTAGAATTGATTTCAGTAGAAGTGGAAGAAGAGCTAACGCGCTTTTCTTCCTATTTGCTGTGGTCACTGGTTGCATTATTTTGTGCAGGGATCGCTGTTTTATTGCTGATTTTATTGCTGATTGCGTCGTTCTGGGACAGCTATCGCCTAACCGTTTTACTATCTTTATTGGGCATATTTTCAGGCACGGCGATTGGACTTGGCTGGTGGTTAAAAACCACACTGAGTAATAGACCCCGCTTGCTGGCAGATACCTTAGCCGAGCTGCGTAAGGATGTGTCTGCGCTGCAAGGACACCAGGCGGACAATAGGGATGCAAACAAGGCAGGTGATCAATAA
- a CDS encoding helix-turn-helix transcriptional regulator — protein sequence MSSPELVLQVLRHELRAAGVTYKVLAERIGMSESSMKRMFAQKDMALSRLAAICKAAGIALEDVLRQAADVTPHSDNLTLAQEKSLMSDPKLLLVAICCLGHWTLEQIVETYNLSESECILQLVALDRLELIELRPHNRYRLNVSSAFHWRPDGPVQQYFREHIVSDFFNGRFDGHGETVLCVPARLSVASAQEVVQKIHQLVAEMAQSHQDDRRLPAAARDGFTLLLGFRSWEFSALTMLRRQETTEHVPNITKPARGKDTN from the coding sequence ATGAGTTCTCCCGAATTGGTGTTGCAGGTCTTACGCCATGAGCTGCGTGCAGCTGGCGTCACCTACAAAGTATTGGCTGAGCGTATAGGCATGAGCGAATCCAGTATGAAGCGGATGTTTGCGCAAAAAGATATGGCCTTGTCGCGTCTTGCTGCGATCTGTAAAGCGGCGGGGATTGCGCTAGAAGATGTGTTGCGTCAGGCCGCTGATGTGACGCCGCATTCTGATAATTTGACCTTGGCGCAAGAGAAATCCTTGATGTCCGATCCCAAATTATTACTGGTAGCGATCTGTTGTCTAGGACATTGGACGCTGGAGCAGATTGTAGAAACCTACAATCTTTCTGAATCGGAATGCATCTTGCAACTGGTGGCTCTGGATCGTCTGGAATTGATAGAACTACGACCGCATAACCGCTATCGCTTAAATGTCTCTAGCGCTTTTCATTGGCGGCCTGATGGCCCGGTACAGCAATATTTTCGGGAACATATTGTCAGCGATTTTTTTAATGGTCGCTTTGATGGACATGGTGAAACAGTGCTCTGCGTACCTGCCAGATTGTCTGTCGCCAGCGCGCAAGAAGTAGTACAAAAAATTCATCAGTTGGTGGCAGAAATGGCGCAATCACATCAAGATGATCGTCGTTTGCCAGCAGCGGCACGTGATGGTTTTACGTTGCTGTTGGGATTCCGCTCATGGGAATTTTCAGCATTGACAATGCTGCGACGTCAGGAAACTACCGAGCATGTACCCAATATCACCAAACCGGCCCGAGGAAAAGATACAAACTAG
- a CDS encoding outer membrane protein: MFKAKSIFFASIASLLLGTAATSAMAADATTTEAGAYAGLNIAAQAKYDHDCLGSVSCDNKASSSGKIYAGYMGAPSLFEGVNVSQGVELMYYKVGSATETFSSLRRSTSTKGLGASYVLQANFNDFSVNGRLGVAYTDDKSSSTNYLLPVGAVESDQHRFAPLVGVGARYSLTKNISLNADYDRLQSDHTGAVNMFSLGVGYKF; this comes from the coding sequence ATGTTCAAAGCAAAATCCATTTTTTTCGCCAGCATCGCCAGCTTACTGTTAGGTACAGCCGCCACCAGCGCAATGGCCGCTGATGCAACCACAACAGAAGCAGGCGCTTATGCAGGTCTCAACATTGCAGCTCAAGCCAAATACGACCACGACTGCTTAGGCTCAGTTAGTTGCGATAACAAAGCAAGCTCCAGCGGTAAGATTTACGCTGGTTATATGGGAGCGCCATCTTTGTTTGAGGGCGTGAATGTGTCTCAAGGTGTTGAGCTGATGTATTACAAAGTAGGTAGCGCTACTGAAACCTTTTCTAGTCTGAGAAGATCAACCAGCACTAAGGGACTGGGAGCGTCTTATGTGTTGCAAGCCAACTTCAATGATTTTTCTGTAAATGGCCGTTTAGGTGTCGCTTATACCGACGACAAATCTAGTTCTACGAATTACCTCCTGCCTGTAGGTGCCGTGGAGTCCGACCAACATCGCTTTGCCCCATTGGTTGGTGTAGGTGCGCGTTACTCGCTCACTAAAAATATCAGCTTAAATGCCGACTACGATCGCCTCCAAAGTGACCACACAGGCGCGGTCAATATGTTCTCACTCGGCGTAGGTTACAAGTTCTAA
- a CDS encoding DUF883 family protein, which produces MSSAEQHKEKLMHDLTQVIKDAEELLKNSEQQGSAGFQSAKAKIEHTIKNAKAEIERIEDLVVTKAKDAAYATDVYVKDNPWQSAGIAAGVGLLIGLLISRK; this is translated from the coding sequence ATGAGCTCGGCTGAACAGCACAAAGAAAAATTGATGCATGACCTGACCCAGGTTATTAAAGACGCGGAGGAATTATTGAAAAATTCTGAGCAGCAAGGAAGCGCTGGTTTCCAGTCTGCTAAAGCCAAAATTGAACATACAATCAAAAACGCGAAAGCAGAAATTGAGCGTATCGAAGATCTGGTCGTCACCAAAGCAAAAGACGCGGCATACGCGACAGACGTCTATGTCAAAGATAATCCGTGGCAGTCAGCAGGTATTGCTGCCGGCGTTGGTTTGTTAATTGGTCTATTGATCTCGCGTAAGTAA
- the ugpA gene encoding sn-glycerol-3-phosphate ABC transporter permease UgpA: MEKRARFRSAWLPYALVAPQIIVTLLFFFWPAVQALYQSVLLQDAFGMSTQFVWLDNFKTLFADPSYLESFKTTALFSVLVAVSGLSISLVFAVFADRVVKGAAIYKTFLIWPYAVSPVVVGVLWMFLLNPTLGIVAHALRHVGIEWNSLLNGQHAMILIVLAAVWKQISYNFLFFLAGLQSIPKSLIEAAAIDGAGPVKRFTTIVFPLLSPTSFFLLVVNIVYAFFDTFAIVEATTQGGPSKETEILVYRVFNDGFKGGDLGSAAAQSVILMTIVIVLTIVQFKYVEKKVQYS, from the coding sequence TTGGAAAAACGCGCCCGATTCCGCTCTGCATGGCTGCCTTACGCATTGGTAGCGCCACAAATTATTGTGACGTTACTGTTTTTTTTCTGGCCTGCGGTACAAGCTTTATATCAATCGGTATTGCTGCAAGATGCATTCGGCATGTCCACTCAATTTGTCTGGCTGGATAATTTTAAGACGCTGTTTGCTGATCCTAGTTATTTAGAGTCTTTCAAAACTACCGCACTGTTCTCGGTTCTGGTCGCCGTTTCCGGTTTAAGTATCTCCTTAGTCTTCGCGGTATTCGCAGACCGGGTTGTCAAAGGTGCTGCGATTTACAAAACTTTTTTGATCTGGCCGTATGCTGTGTCACCTGTAGTCGTCGGCGTGTTATGGATGTTTTTACTGAACCCGACTTTAGGTATTGTTGCCCATGCTTTGCGGCATGTTGGTATTGAGTGGAATAGTTTGCTGAACGGGCAACACGCGATGATTTTGATTGTGTTAGCCGCAGTCTGGAAGCAGATTAGTTATAACTTTTTATTTTTTCTGGCGGGGCTGCAATCGATCCCCAAATCTTTGATTGAAGCAGCGGCAATTGACGGTGCAGGACCGGTAAAACGTTTCACCACGATTGTCTTTCCTTTACTATCACCGACCTCATTTTTTCTGCTGGTCGTGAATATTGTCTACGCGTTTTTTGATACCTTTGCGATTGTCGAAGCGACTACCCAGGGCGGCCCGAGTAAGGAGACAGAAATCTTGGTCTACCGCGTTTTTAACGATGGTTTTAAGGGCGGCGATCTCGGCAGTGCGGCAGCACAATCGGTGATTTTGATGACAATCGTGATTGTGTTGACGATCGTCCAGTTTAAATATGTAGAGAAAAAAGTACAGTATTCATAA
- the ubiA gene encoding 4-hydroxybenzoate octaprenyltransferase, with product MRLLSNRVLLYIQLVRLDKPIGILLLLWPTLIALWIASNGKPHWQLVLIFSLGTTLMRSAGCAINDFADRDFDKHVKRTAERPITSGKIASWEAIVIAVTLALLSFLLILPLNTLTKQLSVVAVLIAGSYPYFKRFFAIPQAYLGIAFGFGIPMAFAAIQNTVPVTAWILLLANIFWAVAYDTEYAMVDRDDDLRIGIRTSAITFGRFDVLAVMLCYCLSFLLILWVGWQQGLGAWFVAGMALAVACALHHYTLIRRRERLACFKAFRHNNWLGAAIFAGVALDYALQ from the coding sequence ATGCGCCTGCTTTCAAATCGAGTTTTACTGTACATCCAATTAGTTCGCCTGGATAAACCTATCGGTATTTTGCTATTGCTTTGGCCAACCTTAATCGCCTTGTGGATCGCCTCCAATGGCAAACCCCATTGGCAACTGGTATTGATATTTAGTCTAGGTACCACTCTGATGCGCTCTGCTGGCTGCGCGATCAATGACTTTGCGGACAGGGATTTTGATAAGCATGTCAAACGTACTGCCGAACGACCAATCACTAGCGGGAAAATTGCCTCATGGGAGGCGATAGTGATTGCCGTGACACTCGCATTACTCTCGTTTTTATTGATATTGCCGTTAAACACGCTGACTAAACAATTGTCTGTAGTAGCGGTATTAATCGCTGGCAGTTATCCTTATTTCAAGCGCTTCTTTGCCATTCCTCAAGCGTATTTAGGAATCGCCTTTGGGTTTGGAATACCAATGGCATTTGCAGCGATACAAAATACCGTACCTGTGACTGCCTGGATTTTATTATTGGCGAATATTTTTTGGGCTGTCGCTTACGATACAGAATATGCGATGGTCGATAGAGATGATGATCTGAGAATAGGCATCCGCACTTCTGCCATTACCTTTGGCCGGTTTGACGTGCTGGCGGTGATGCTGTGCTATTGCCTGAGTTTTTTACTCATATTATGGGTAGGCTGGCAGCAAGGTTTGGGTGCTTGGTTTGTCGCGGGTATGGCGCTGGCAGTGGCATGTGCCCTTCACCATTACACTCTGATACGCCGACGAGAAAGACTGGCTTGTTTTAAGGCGTTTCGTCACAATAACTGGTTAGGCGCTGCTATTTTTGCTGGTGTCGCACTCGACTATGCACTACAGTGA
- a CDS encoding sn-glycerol-3-phosphate import ATP-binding protein UgpC → MAQVHLKIVKKTYGKADKAVDVIHGVSMDIADGEFIVIVGPSGCGKSTLLRMVAGLEEITSGEVVIGDRVVNQLEPKDRDIAMVFQNYALYPHMTVYQNMAYGLKIRRFSKDDIELRVQKAAKILELGELLQRTPRQLSGGQRQRVAMGRAIVREPAVFLFDEPLSNLDAKLRVQMRLEIQKLHRTLGTTSLYVTHDQVEAMTLGQRMIVMNAGKAEQIGTPAEVYSKPATTFVASFIGSPPMNLLRGKVSADGRQIQFGQASVNLPVLKSIADQIVNHDLIMGVRPEHLLIGMPGLPLEVELVESLGADLLVHGNCAGQAVVIRTPTGTPVEAGQRTTAGFTADVLHWFDPVTNQRLS, encoded by the coding sequence ATGGCTCAAGTCCATTTAAAGATTGTCAAAAAAACCTATGGCAAGGCTGATAAGGCCGTTGATGTGATTCATGGTGTGTCGATGGATATTGCTGATGGCGAATTCATTGTCATTGTCGGCCCATCAGGCTGCGGTAAATCGACTTTATTGCGCATGGTCGCCGGCTTAGAAGAGATTACTTCTGGCGAGGTAGTGATTGGGGATCGCGTCGTTAATCAGCTTGAACCCAAAGATAGAGATATCGCGATGGTGTTCCAAAACTATGCCCTGTATCCGCATATGACGGTGTACCAAAACATGGCGTATGGCTTGAAGATACGTCGGTTTTCTAAAGACGATATTGAGTTGCGGGTACAAAAGGCAGCAAAGATTTTGGAGCTGGGTGAGCTATTGCAACGCACGCCGCGCCAGCTCTCTGGTGGCCAGCGTCAGCGCGTCGCTATGGGACGTGCAATTGTGCGTGAGCCAGCTGTTTTTTTATTCGATGAACCCTTATCCAATCTGGATGCCAAGCTAAGGGTACAGATGCGCTTAGAAATCCAAAAACTCCATCGTACCTTAGGCACAACCAGTTTATATGTCACGCATGATCAGGTCGAAGCAATGACTTTGGGGCAGCGCATGATAGTGATGAATGCTGGCAAGGCAGAGCAGATCGGCACGCCAGCCGAGGTTTATAGTAAACCGGCAACGACCTTTGTCGCTAGTTTTATCGGCTCGCCACCGATGAATTTATTGCGCGGCAAAGTTAGTGCGGATGGGCGGCAAATACAATTCGGTCAAGCCAGTGTCAATTTGCCAGTCTTGAAGTCAATTGCTGATCAGATCGTCAATCACGATCTGATCATGGGTGTACGTCCAGAGCATTTATTGATAGGCATGCCCGGTTTGCCGCTAGAAGTAGAACTGGTGGAATCCTTAGGCGCGGATTTGCTGGTACATGGCAATTGTGCCGGACAAGCGGTGGTGATTCGTACACCGACGGGGACGCCGGTAGAGGCGGGGCAGCGCACGACGGCAGGTTTTACCGCCGATGTACTGCATTGGTTTGATCCAGTAACGAATCAGCGCCTGAGTTAG
- the ugpE gene encoding sn-glycerol-3-phosphate ABC transporter permease UgpE — MIERRPILDFISHLVLIIGVLIVAFPIYIAVVASTQTAEQSALAPMSLLPGNQFVQNFSTVLSSGASGNVSTSPVARMLWVSLVSALMIAIGKIAISMLSAFALVYFRFPGRTWFFWMIFVTLMLPVEVRISPTYKVVSDLSMLNSYAGLTIPLIASATATFLFRQFFLTVPEELAEAARIDGAGPLRFFKDVLWPLSRTNVIALFVIMFIYGWNQYLWPLLISTEQGMYPIGIGIKQMIAGGDAAVEWNLVMATLLLAMLPPGLLIVIMQKWFVKGLVDSEK, encoded by the coding sequence ATGATAGAGCGTCGTCCAATATTGGATTTCATCAGTCACCTGGTTTTAATCATCGGTGTGCTGATTGTGGCTTTTCCCATCTATATTGCCGTAGTTGCCAGTACCCAGACCGCAGAACAAAGCGCGCTGGCACCGATGTCTTTGTTGCCCGGTAATCAGTTCGTCCAGAATTTTTCTACGGTATTAAGTAGCGGCGCGTCCGGCAATGTTTCTACCAGTCCGGTGGCCAGAATGTTGTGGGTGAGCCTGGTATCTGCACTGATGATTGCCATCGGAAAAATAGCTATCTCTATGTTGTCGGCATTTGCGCTGGTGTATTTTCGTTTTCCTGGGAGAACCTGGTTTTTTTGGATGATTTTTGTAACCTTGATGTTGCCGGTAGAAGTAAGGATTTCTCCTACCTATAAAGTCGTCTCCGATTTATCCATGCTCAATTCTTACGCTGGTTTGACGATCCCTTTAATCGCTTCTGCTACGGCGACTTTTTTGTTCAGGCAATTCTTTCTGACGGTACCTGAAGAGTTGGCAGAGGCGGCGCGCATCGACGGCGCCGGACCATTACGTTTCTTTAAAGATGTACTCTGGCCCTTATCGCGCACCAATGTGATTGCACTTTTTGTCATCATGTTTATTTATGGCTGGAACCAATATTTATGGCCTTTGTTAATCTCTACCGAACAAGGTATGTATCCGATCGGTATTGGTATTAAACAGATGATCGCTGGTGGCGACGCTGCGGTGGAATGGAATCTGGTCATGGCGACTTTATTGCTGGCGATGTTGCCACCGGGATTGCTGATCGTGATCATGCAAAAATGGTTTGTCAAAGGCTTGGTTGATTCTGAGAAGTAA
- the proC gene encoding pyrroline-5-carboxylate reductase has protein sequence MQNKLKMIFIGGGNMATALIGGLLPDLTTPANVHVIDTHQASLDKLSARFGVTTGLSLEAGRAIGAIGDASELIEQTDVIILSVKPQQLREVAAALAPHLSGQLVLSIAAGIRSSDLARWLNDYPKIVRSMPNTPALIGKGITGLFATAGVSDEQKQAAEDIMSAVGSTIWLDQEPLIDAVTAMSGSGPAYVFYFIEAMQQAGVDLGLTSVQATQLAISTFEGAALLALNSDEPVSVLRERVTSKGGTTYAALSSMENSGVKAAIIDAVKAAAARGKELGDELGAE, from the coding sequence ATGCAAAATAAATTAAAAATGATCTTTATTGGCGGCGGCAATATGGCAACCGCTTTAATTGGCGGCTTGTTACCTGATTTGACTACTCCCGCAAATGTGCATGTGATTGATACTCATCAGGCGTCCTTAGACAAATTGTCAGCGAGGTTCGGTGTAACGACAGGATTATCTCTTGAGGCTGGCCGTGCTATTGGTGCCATTGGTGATGCCAGTGAGCTGATTGAGCAAACGGATGTCATCATTTTGTCGGTTAAGCCACAACAATTACGTGAGGTCGCAGCTGCTCTCGCGCCGCATCTGTCGGGACAATTAGTCTTGTCAATCGCGGCTGGAATCCGTTCTAGCGATTTGGCACGCTGGCTTAACGATTATCCAAAAATCGTGCGTAGTATGCCCAATACCCCTGCACTGATCGGCAAAGGAATTACCGGGTTATTTGCAACTGCTGGCGTGTCTGACGAGCAAAAGCAGGCGGCAGAAGACATTATGAGTGCAGTCGGCTCTACTATTTGGCTGGATCAGGAACCCTTAATTGATGCCGTCACTGCGATGTCTGGTAGTGGCCCTGCTTATGTGTTTTATTTTATTGAGGCGATGCAACAAGCGGGGGTCGATCTAGGACTGACTAGTGTGCAAGCAACGCAATTGGCAATCTCCACCTTTGAGGGGGCGGCACTATTAGCGCTTAATTCCGATGAGCCAGTCTCGGTATTGCGCGAACGCGTGACCTCCAAAGGCGGTACAACGTACGCTGCTTTATCCAGCATGGAAAACAGTGGTGTGAAGGCGGCAATTATAGATGCCGTAAAAGCAGCCGCAGCGCGTGGTAAAGAGTTAGGAGATGAGCTGGGGGCGGAGTGA
- a CDS encoding YqjK family protein, producing the protein MASAANLLTQRRLALLAKTQVQRELLIADSRQFKQSLQFLELVFQAGQTIKRHPLISLGLTAATLLIKPKRIWSLLKTGLMAWEIWQGIAPTVISKFKPNSASKTADGQ; encoded by the coding sequence ATGGCATCCGCAGCCAACCTTTTAACTCAACGACGATTAGCTTTGCTGGCTAAAACTCAAGTCCAGCGCGAGCTTTTGATTGCGGACAGTCGCCAATTTAAACAATCGCTGCAATTTCTTGAGTTGGTATTTCAGGCTGGTCAAACAATCAAGCGACATCCATTGATAAGTTTAGGTTTAACTGCTGCGACGTTATTGATTAAGCCTAAGCGCATCTGGTCGCTATTAAAAACCGGGCTTATGGCTTGGGAAATCTGGCAAGGCATTGCACCGACGGTGATTTCAAAATTTAAGCCAAACTCTGCGTCAAAAACCGCTGACGGGCAATAA
- a CDS encoding type IV pilus twitching motility protein PilT has protein sequence MDISELLAFSVKNNASDLHLSSGLPPMIRVHGDVRRINLPPLDHKDVHGLIYDIMNDSQRKMYEETLECDFSFSIPGLARFRVNAFNQERGAAAVMRTIPSKILSLEQLNTPRIFTELSLKPRGLVLVTGPTGSGKSTTLAAMVNHVNENEYGHILTVEDPIEFVHESKKCLINQREVGPHTKSFTNALRSALREDPDVILVGELRDLETIRLALTAAETGHLVFGTLHTSSAAKTIDRIVDVFPAEEKEMVRSMLSESLQAVISQTLLKTKDGSGRVAAHEIMLGTPAIRNLIREAKIAQMYSAIQTGSNMGMQTLDQNLTDLVKRNVISIATARSAAKIPDNFPG, from the coding sequence ATGGACATTTCAGAACTGCTGGCATTCTCGGTTAAGAATAACGCATCCGATTTGCATCTATCCTCAGGCTTACCGCCAATGATACGTGTGCATGGCGATGTCAGGCGTATTAATTTGCCGCCACTAGATCATAAAGATGTTCACGGTTTGATCTATGACATCATGAATGACTCACAGCGCAAGATGTATGAAGAAACATTGGAATGTGATTTTTCTTTTTCTATCCCAGGTCTGGCGCGCTTCCGGGTTAATGCATTTAATCAAGAACGTGGCGCAGCGGCAGTGATGCGTACTATTCCATCCAAAATTCTAAGTCTGGAACAGTTAAATACACCACGTATTTTTACAGAGTTATCTCTAAAGCCACGTGGTTTAGTCTTGGTCACAGGCCCAACCGGGTCCGGCAAATCAACGACGCTGGCGGCAATGGTGAATCATGTCAACGAAAATGAGTACGGTCATATTCTGACAGTAGAAGATCCTATTGAATTTGTGCATGAATCAAAAAAATGTCTGATTAATCAACGTGAGGTCGGACCGCATACAAAATCATTTACCAACGCCTTGCGCTCTGCTTTGCGTGAAGATCCTGACGTGATTCTGGTCGGTGAGTTGCGCGATCTGGAAACTATCCGTTTGGCGCTGACTGCTGCTGAAACCGGTCACTTAGTATTTGGAACCCTGCATACATCCTCCGCGGCCAAAACGATTGATCGTATTGTTGACGTTTTTCCGGCGGAAGAAAAAGAGATGGTACGTTCTATGTTGTCGGAATCGCTGCAAGCCGTGATCTCGCAAACTTTGCTGAAAACCAAAGATGGTTCTGGTCGCGTAGCAGCACATGAGATTATGCTAGGAACACCTGCCATTCGTAATTTAATACGCGAAGCAAAAATTGCACAAATGTATTCTGCTATACAAACTGGTAGCAATATGGGTATGCAAACATTGGATCAGAATCTGACCGATCTGGTAAAGCGTAATGTTATCTCCATAGCGACCGCACGCTCAGCAGCTAAAATACCGGATAATTTCCCAGGTTAA
- the ugpB gene encoding sn-glycerol-3-phosphate ABC transporter substrate-binding protein UgpB: protein MKIKFTSIVLAMLAMGTISNSAHALTEISWWHSMTGALGDRVNALSEQFNKSQSDYKVVPVYKGSYDEAMAAAIAAYRAGNAPNILQVFEVGTATMMYSKGAIKPVTEVMKLAGEQFDSSVYIPAVAGYYTTPKGEMVSFPFNSSTTVFYYNKDMFAKAGMDPNKAPATWQEVVAAAARLKANGEKCGFTTGWQTWVHLESFSAWHNVEFASKGNGFGGLDARLKFNGPLQVKHIENMANWAKQGYFTYAGRKNEPEAKFYSGECGMLTSSSSAYGNVVKNAKFKFAVAPLPYYSDAAGAPQNTIIGGASLWTMSGKKIDEYKAVAKFYKFLSQPEVQAKWHQETGYLPITNAAYELTKKSGFYDKNPGPNIAVQQMIVKTTDKSRGIRLGNFVQIRTIMDEELESVWSGKKTAKEALDNAVARGNELLERFEKANK, encoded by the coding sequence ATGAAAATTAAATTCACATCCATTGTTCTCGCCATGCTCGCTATGGGGACAATATCCAATTCTGCTCACGCGCTGACTGAAATTAGCTGGTGGCATTCGATGACCGGCGCTCTGGGTGATCGGGTTAATGCGCTTTCGGAGCAATTCAATAAAAGCCAGTCCGATTATAAAGTCGTGCCAGTCTACAAAGGTAGCTACGATGAGGCGATGGCCGCTGCGATTGCTGCATATCGCGCGGGCAACGCACCGAATATTTTGCAAGTATTTGAAGTCGGCACCGCTACCATGATGTATTCCAAAGGTGCGATCAAGCCGGTGACTGAGGTCATGAAATTAGCTGGGGAGCAATTTGACTCTTCTGTGTATATACCAGCGGTTGCCGGTTACTACACCACACCAAAAGGTGAGATGGTGTCTTTCCCTTTCAATAGTTCGACGACAGTTTTTTACTACAACAAAGACATGTTCGCCAAAGCAGGGATGGATCCCAATAAAGCCCCTGCGACCTGGCAAGAGGTAGTTGCCGCTGCCGCCCGTTTAAAAGCAAATGGCGAAAAATGTGGTTTCACCACGGGCTGGCAAACTTGGGTACATCTGGAAAGTTTTTCTGCCTGGCATAACGTTGAGTTTGCTTCCAAAGGTAATGGTTTCGGTGGACTGGATGCCAGGCTAAAATTTAATGGTCCGTTACAGGTCAAGCATATTGAGAATATGGCGAACTGGGCCAAGCAAGGCTACTTTACTTACGCTGGTCGTAAGAACGAACCGGAAGCGAAGTTCTATTCAGGTGAGTGTGGCATGCTGACCTCATCCAGTTCGGCATATGGCAACGTGGTAAAAAATGCGAAATTCAAATTTGCGGTAGCGCCACTCCCTTACTATTCAGATGCTGCGGGTGCGCCGCAAAATACCATTATTGGTGGCGCGTCTTTATGGACGATGAGCGGTAAAAAAATTGATGAATACAAAGCAGTTGCTAAGTTCTATAAATTTTTATCGCAGCCAGAAGTGCAAGCGAAATGGCATCAGGAAACGGGTTACCTGCCCATCACCAACGCCGCTTATGAGCTGACGAAGAAGTCTGGTTTCTACGATAAAAATCCCGGCCCGAATATCGCCGTGCAACAGATGATAGTAAAAACCACAGACAAGTCACGTGGAATTCGATTAGGTAACTTTGTGCAGATACGCACCATCATGGATGAGGAATTGGAATCCGTCTGGAGTGGGAAAAAGACGGCAAAAGAAGCCTTAGATAATGCCGTCGCACGCGGCAATGAGTTGTTAGAGCGGTTTGAGAAGGCCAATAAATAA
- a CDS encoding YggS family pyridoxal phosphate-dependent enzyme: MSLISDNLQAVRADLAAVATSAGRDPQQITLLAVSKTFAADAVIEAAHADQHAFGENYVQEAIDKIETVRKLAPDLLLEWHFIGPIQSNKTRQIAESFAWVHSVDREKIATRLSEQRPVSMPDLNICLQVNISGEASKSGVLPEQALALALHIAQLPRLRLRGLMAVPEPATTVEQQRQPFLQLRMLQDQLNTYGLMLDTLSIGMSADMHAAIAEGSTMVRIGSAIFGNRNYAK, encoded by the coding sequence ATGTCCTTAATATCTGATAACTTGCAAGCCGTGCGTGCTGATTTGGCGGCGGTGGCAACTTCCGCTGGTCGCGATCCACAACAGATCACACTATTAGCGGTATCTAAAACTTTTGCTGCCGACGCAGTGATTGAAGCGGCGCATGCTGATCAGCATGCATTTGGTGAGAATTACGTACAAGAAGCGATAGATAAAATTGAAACGGTACGCAAACTTGCTCCAGATTTATTGCTTGAATGGCATTTTATTGGGCCAATCCAAAGTAATAAAACCCGTCAGATCGCAGAGTCGTTTGCTTGGGTTCATTCTGTGGACAGAGAAAAAATTGCTACACGACTGTCCGAGCAACGTCCCGTAAGCATGCCGGATTTAAATATCTGTCTGCAAGTGAATATCAGCGGGGAGGCGAGTAAAAGTGGCGTGTTGCCAGAACAGGCTCTGGCGCTGGCTTTACATATCGCTCAATTGCCTAGACTACGGTTGCGTGGCCTGATGGCAGTCCCAGAGCCGGCGACCACTGTAGAACAGCAAAGACAGCCTTTTTTGCAATTGCGCATGCTGCAAGACCAACTGAACACATATGGTCTGATGTTAGATACCCTCTCCATCGGGATGAGTGCAGATATGCATGCCGCAATCGCCGAAGGTAGCACCATGGTGCGGATAGGATCAGCTATTTTTGGGAATAGAAATTATGCAAAATAA